One genomic window of Hyperolius riggenbachi isolate aHypRig1 chromosome 7, aHypRig1.pri, whole genome shotgun sequence includes the following:
- the LOC137526079 gene encoding LOW QUALITY PROTEIN: zinc finger protein OZF-like (The sequence of the model RefSeq protein was modified relative to this genomic sequence to represent the inferred CDS: substituted 1 base at 1 genomic stop codon) produces MQCGKCFAQKGNFLRYMRYHTGNXPYSCSECGRCFVDKSNLTEHKKTHTGEKLFSCFQCGKSFGNKSYLIGHERTHTGEKPYCCTECGKCFARKSDLILHKRTHTGEKPYCCTECGKCFARKSDLVLHKRTHTGEKPYSCPECGKCFVQKSQLGVHMRSHTCKRP; encoded by the exons ATGCAG tgcgggaaatgttttgcacagaaaggaAACTTTTTAAGATACATGAGATATCACACAGGGAATTAACCATAttcctgttctgagtgtgggagatGTTTTGTAGATAAATCAAATCTTACTGAACATAAAAAgacccacactggtgagaagctatTTTCATGTTTTCAGTGTGGGAAATCATTTGGAAATAAGTCATATCTCAttggacatgagagaacacacactggtgagaaaccgtattgttgtactgagtgtgggaaatgctttgcacGGAAATCAGATCTTATCTTACATAAGAGAActcacaccggtgagaagccgtattgttgtactgagtgtgggaaatgctttgcacGGAAATCAGATCTTGTCTTACATAAGAGAActcacaccggtgagaagccgtattcttgtccggagtgtgggaaatgttttgtacagaaatcacagcttgGTGTTCATATGAGATCTCACACCTGTAAGAGGCCATAA
- the LOC137524450 gene encoding oocyte zinc finger protein XlCOF22-like, whose translation MENEVIMQDYPPGISTTTNIPPDSTSPSNPRGPHAGTNQKKGFYCAQCGKWFKTNSYFIIHGRTHTGEKPYSCTECGKCFVQKSQLVEHDRTHTGEKPYSCTECGKCFVQKSQLVEHERTYTGKKPYSCTECGKCFVQKSQLVEHEITHTGEKQFPCAECGKCLGRKLDLVNHQRTHTGEKLFPCPECGKPFAQKLSASCTCKNTQR comes from the coding sequence atggaGAATGAGGTCATCATGCAAGATTATCCCCCGGGGATCTCTACTACCACTAATATTCCACCCGACTCTACCAGTCCCTCTAACCCCAGGGGGCCTCATGCGGGAACCAATCAGAAAAAGGGATTTTACTGTgctcagtgtgggaaatggttcaaAACAAACTCATACTTTATCATTCATggtagaactcacactggtgagaagccatattcctgtactgagtgtgggaaatgtttcgtacagaaatcacagcttgttgAACATgacagaactcacactggtgagaagccatattcctgtactgagtgtgggaaatgtttcgtacagaaatcacagcttgttgAACATGAGAGAACTTACACTGGTAAGAAACCATAttcctgtactgagtgtgggaaatgtttcgtgcagaaatcacagcttgttgAACATGAgataactcacactggtgagaagcagtTTCcctgtgccgagtgtgggaaatgtcttgGACGGAAGTTAGACCTGGTCAACCATCAAAGaactcacactggcgagaagctgtttccctgtcctgagtgtgggaaacctTTTGCTCAAAAATTATCAGCTTCTTGCACATGTAAGAATACACagcggtga